In one Deinococcus radiopugnans ATCC 19172 genomic region, the following are encoded:
- a CDS encoding ABC transporter ATP-binding protein → MTAVTARTAESPVSTTPPLHVENLSRIYPSGEGQVQALASFTHTFPPGMTAVVGPSGSGKSTLLNLLAGFDTPSTGHVRVGDVNLTALSEPARADFRLAHYGFVFQNHNLVSILSAQENVEFPLTLAGLPPRERRARARELLALVGLENRAGHLPNQLSGGEAQRVAIARALARDPGILLADEPTGNLDSKTGELVLSLLTGAAAEGRRVVLITHDSEVAALANHRLSVRDGVVTPG, encoded by the coding sequence ATGACCGCCGTAACCGCACGAACAGCCGAGTCCCCGGTCTCCACTACGCCGCCCCTGCACGTCGAAAATCTGTCGCGCATTTATCCTAGCGGCGAGGGGCAGGTGCAGGCGCTGGCCTCCTTCACGCACACCTTTCCCCCCGGTATGACGGCGGTGGTGGGGCCGTCGGGCAGCGGCAAGAGCACCCTGCTGAACCTGCTGGCGGGCTTCGACACGCCCAGCACCGGGCACGTCCGGGTGGGCGACGTGAACCTGACGGCCCTGTCGGAACCGGCGCGGGCCGACTTCCGGCTGGCGCACTACGGGTTCGTGTTCCAGAACCACAATCTGGTCAGCATCCTGAGCGCGCAGGAGAACGTGGAGTTTCCTTTGACGCTGGCGGGGTTGCCGCCCAGGGAACGGCGGGCGCGGGCGCGGGAACTGCTGGCGCTGGTGGGCCTGGAGAACCGCGCTGGGCACCTGCCCAACCAGCTTTCCGGCGGCGAGGCGCAGCGCGTCGCCATCGCCCGCGCCCTGGCCCGCGATCCGGGCATTCTGCTGGCCGACGAGCCGACGGGCAACCTGGACAGCAAGACCGGCGAACTGGTGCTGTCCCTGCTGACCGGGGCTGCCGCCGAGGGCCGCCGCGTGGTGCTGATCACGCACGATTCAGAGGTGGCCGCGCTGGCAAACCACCGCCTGAGCGTGCGCGACGGCGTAGTCACCCCAGGCTAA
- a CDS encoding SAM-dependent methyltransferase: MTASPRSASHSTSSRRTAPALLVAAGLGAGLAARQALRAPPSPAQKRETALRIMQVMLPERRAFDVRLWDGTLLKAPRQPARATLVLNSEYALDRMLRFPLDIQMGEAYLRGDYDIEGEVSAVTSIGDDLELTPTTLLRLLALLPALRRTREGSPEPLAITAKLEGPSHSRGRDQQAVQYHYDVSNDFYKLWLDRRMVYSCGYFPTGTETLDEAQAAKLEHICRKLRLQAGERLLDIGCGWGGMAIYAAQHYGVRVLGVTLSEAQLHEGQARVRAAGLEDRVTLELRDYRDVLAGGEGQFDKISSIGMAEHVGSRNLAAYFETAYRALKPGGLMMNHAIASPPQPRKLPQWVEGGNFAGKYVFPDGELQPIFETLQRASEAGFEVRDVENLREHYALTLRHWADNLEAHGEEARETLGEQRFRLWRLYLNACVPAFERGNLLIFQSLLAKPDEDRRAHVPLSRADLYV; the protein is encoded by the coding sequence ATGACCGCCTCACCGCGTTCGGCTTCACACTCCACCTCTTCCCGAAGGACTGCCCCCGCTCTGCTGGTCGCTGCTGGGCTAGGGGCGGGGCTGGCCGCCCGTCAGGCGCTGCGTGCCCCGCCGTCGCCGGCGCAGAAGCGCGAAACGGCGCTGCGGATCATGCAGGTGATGCTGCCGGAGCGGCGCGCCTTCGACGTGCGGCTGTGGGACGGCACGCTGCTGAAGGCCCCCCGGCAACCAGCCCGCGCCACGCTGGTGCTGAACAGCGAATACGCCCTGGACCGCATGTTGCGCTTTCCGCTGGATATCCAGATGGGCGAGGCTTACCTGCGCGGCGATTACGACATCGAGGGCGAGGTGAGCGCCGTGACCAGCATCGGGGACGATCTGGAGCTGACGCCCACCACGCTGCTGCGGCTGCTGGCGCTGCTGCCCGCGCTGCGCCGCACCCGTGAGGGTTCGCCCGAGCCGCTGGCCATCACCGCCAAACTGGAGGGGCCGTCTCACAGCCGGGGACGCGATCAGCAGGCGGTGCAGTACCACTACGACGTCTCGAACGACTTTTACAAACTGTGGCTGGACCGCCGGATGGTCTACTCCTGCGGTTACTTTCCCACCGGCACCGAAACGCTGGACGAGGCGCAGGCCGCCAAGCTGGAACACATCTGCCGCAAGCTGCGGCTGCAAGCGGGCGAGCGGCTGCTGGACATCGGCTGTGGCTGGGGCGGCATGGCCATCTACGCCGCGCAGCACTACGGGGTGCGGGTGCTGGGCGTGACCCTGAGCGAGGCGCAACTCCACGAGGGGCAGGCACGCGTGCGGGCGGCGGGCCTGGAAGACCGGGTCACGCTGGAACTGCGCGATTACCGCGACGTGCTGGCGGGTGGGGAGGGCCAGTTCGACAAGATCAGCAGCATCGGCATGGCCGAGCATGTGGGCAGCCGGAACCTCGCCGCGTACTTCGAGACGGCCTACCGCGCCCTCAAGCCCGGCGGGCTGATGATGAACCACGCAATTGCCAGCCCGCCGCAGCCGCGCAAACTGCCGCAGTGGGTGGAGGGCGGCAACTTCGCGGGCAAGTATGTCTTTCCCGACGGCGAGCTGCAGCCGATCTTTGAGACCCTGCAGCGCGCCTCCGAGGCGGGCTTCGAGGTGCGCGACGTGGAAAACCTGCGCGAACACTACGCCCTGACGCTGCGGCACTGGGCGGACAATCTGGAGGCGCACGGCGAGGAAGCCCGTGAAACCCTCGGTGAGCAGCGCTTCCGGCTGTGGCGCCTGTACCTGAACGCCTGCGTGCCCGCTTTCGAGCGCGGCAACCTCCTGATTTTCCAGAGCCTGCTGGCCAAACCCGATGAGGACCGCCGGGCGCATGTGCCGCTGAGCCGCGCCGATCTGTACGTCTAG
- a CDS encoding 2-oxo acid dehydrogenase subunit E2 yields the protein MATELKLPDVGDNIEKGTVVTVLVKAGDTIAEGDPIIEIETDKAVIEVPASEGGTVEAVSVNVGDTVNVGGVILTLSGGTAAGDSAASAPAPAAQGGGDQAANVESSATAADPGTANRVAQAQQESQKAQAAPASAPAQSGGGRTEVKLPDVGDNIEKGTVVTVLVNVGDTVKEGDPVIEIETDKAVIEVPSSAGGTVENIGVAVGDTVNVGGTILTLSGGAGGAQAPASQGGGDGAATVESSATAPDAGTANRVAQAQQEAQKEQAAPQGGQTAAPAASGNHDKTPAAASAGTQAPGAQRPYNTQTYDGRTVIPAAPSVRRMAREIGVDIHDVHGTGIAGRISEEDVRRSAGTPSVPPAAAAQPSTVPHQPSTPAAPLPNFEKWGTVKREDMSGIRKATVRSMTASWTTIPMVTHFDKADVTAMEETRKRFGARVEKAGGKLTMTHILMKVVANALRQFPKFGASLDLAAEQVVFKDYVNIGVAVDTPVGLLVPVVKDADRKSITELVLELSELAGRARERKLKPDEMSGATFTISNLGGIGGHAFTPIVNSPEVAILGVSRGGMEPVWNKEKGEFEPRNMLPLSLTYDHRLIDGADAARFVRFIAEALEDPFLISL from the coding sequence ATGGCGACAGAACTGAAACTCCCCGACGTCGGGGACAACATCGAGAAGGGCACCGTCGTCACCGTGCTGGTCAAAGCCGGGGACACCATTGCCGAGGGCGATCCGATCATCGAGATCGAGACCGATAAGGCCGTGATTGAAGTCCCGGCCAGCGAGGGCGGCACCGTGGAGGCCGTGTCGGTCAACGTGGGCGACACCGTGAACGTGGGCGGCGTGATCCTGACGCTATCGGGCGGCACGGCGGCGGGCGACTCAGCAGCCTCGGCCCCAGCCCCAGCCGCACAGGGCGGCGGCGATCAGGCCGCGAACGTGGAATCCAGCGCCACCGCCGCTGACCCAGGCACGGCCAACCGCGTGGCCCAGGCCCAGCAGGAATCTCAGAAGGCCCAGGCCGCGCCCGCCTCCGCCCCGGCCCAGTCGGGCGGCGGCCGCACCGAGGTCAAACTTCCCGACGTGGGCGACAACATCGAGAAGGGCACCGTCGTCACCGTGCTGGTCAACGTAGGCGACACGGTCAAAGAGGGCGATCCGGTGATCGAGATCGAGACCGACAAGGCCGTCATTGAAGTCCCGTCCAGCGCGGGCGGCACGGTGGAGAACATCGGCGTGGCGGTGGGCGACACCGTCAATGTGGGCGGCACCATCCTGACGCTGTCGGGTGGGGCGGGTGGCGCCCAGGCTCCGGCTTCGCAGGGCGGCGGCGATGGGGCGGCCACCGTGGAATCCAGCGCCACGGCCCCAGACGCGGGCACGGCCAACCGGGTGGCGCAGGCCCAGCAGGAAGCGCAGAAGGAGCAGGCCGCGCCGCAGGGTGGTCAGACCGCGGCCCCCGCCGCTTCCGGCAATCACGACAAGACCCCCGCAGCGGCGTCGGCGGGCACGCAGGCCCCCGGCGCGCAGCGGCCCTACAACACCCAGACCTACGACGGGCGCACCGTGATTCCCGCCGCCCCCAGCGTGCGCCGCATGGCCCGCGAGATCGGCGTGGACATCCACGACGTCCACGGCACCGGCATCGCCGGGCGCATCAGCGAGGAGGATGTCAGGCGTAGCGCCGGAACGCCCAGCGTGCCGCCTGCCGCCGCCGCCCAACCATCAACCGTCCCCCATCAACCATCAACCCCGGCCGCCCCGCTGCCCAATTTCGAGAAGTGGGGCACGGTCAAGCGCGAGGACATGTCCGGCATCCGCAAGGCCACCGTGCGCTCCATGACCGCCTCGTGGACGACCATTCCGATGGTCACGCACTTCGACAAGGCCGACGTGACCGCGATGGAGGAGACCCGCAAGCGCTTCGGCGCACGTGTGGAGAAGGCCGGCGGCAAGCTGACCATGACCCACATCCTGATGAAGGTGGTGGCGAACGCCCTGCGCCAGTTCCCCAAATTCGGGGCGAGCCTGGATCTGGCTGCCGAGCAGGTGGTGTTCAAGGACTACGTGAACATCGGCGTGGCGGTGGACACCCCGGTGGGCCTGCTGGTGCCGGTGGTCAAGGACGCCGACCGCAAGAGCATCACCGAACTGGTGCTGGAACTGTCCGAACTGGCGGGCCGGGCGCGCGAGCGCAAGCTCAAGCCCGACGAGATGTCGGGGGCGACGTTCACCATCTCCAATCTGGGCGGCATCGGCGGCCACGCCTTTACCCCCATCGTCAACAGCCCCGAAGTCGCCATCCTGGGCGTCTCGCGCGGCGGTATGGAACCGGTGTGGAACAAGGAGAAGGGCGAGTTCGAGCCGCGCAACATGCTGCCCCTCTCGCTGACCTACGATCACCGCCTGATCGACGGCGCGGACGCGGCCCGCTTCGTGCGCTTCATTGCCGAGGCGCTGGAAGATCCCTTCCTGATCTCGCTATAA
- a CDS encoding ATP-binding protein: MEKTAVAFANADGGEIFVGIQDDKTEPDVHKRWIGLSDIEDYNPHIAVLSHLSPTIPFRIKFYCCPDFNESIILMINIDKSNAVHKTSAQEVYVRQSAQNQKLTDIQRIISLSYSKGATTFEDEILPNCPPEIVAESKAVAEMLAEINSNLDGIEYLLNQNLLRSDDFSPTVASVLLFADEPPSYMTRLCSVKVVRYETREDDPERDHLKDIFTIEGSSYKLIYKIIDKIAEVLSGIQIWTTHGLKPVDYPKEAVWEIVVNAIIHRDYSISDHVQVKIFNDRIEIISPGKLPGFVNVENILDQRFSRNPRIVRQLARYKNPPNKDMGEGLDTAFQKMKEWKLKDPIIEELANSVMVTIPHAPLATPEQAILEFLENNESIKNAQARDLTGIRSENSVKNVFYRLRDAGRIERVPGLLGSSAAWQIKK; encoded by the coding sequence TTGGAGAAGACCGCCGTAGCTTTTGCTAATGCTGATGGCGGGGAAATATTTGTTGGAATTCAAGACGACAAAACAGAGCCTGATGTTCACAAGCGCTGGATAGGTCTCTCAGATATTGAAGATTACAATCCGCATATTGCAGTTTTATCGCATCTTTCCCCTACCATCCCTTTCCGCATTAAGTTCTATTGCTGTCCTGATTTTAACGAAAGTATTATTCTAATGATTAATATTGATAAAAGTAATGCAGTTCATAAAACTTCTGCGCAGGAAGTTTATGTCAGACAGTCAGCGCAGAATCAAAAACTCACTGATATTCAAAGAATTATATCCCTTAGTTACTCTAAGGGTGCCACCACCTTCGAAGATGAAATTCTACCAAATTGTCCGCCAGAAATTGTTGCAGAAAGTAAAGCTGTTGCAGAAATGCTTGCCGAAATTAACTCAAATCTTGATGGTATTGAGTATCTTTTGAATCAGAATCTTCTGCGATCAGATGATTTTTCTCCAACCGTAGCTTCTGTTTTGCTTTTCGCTGATGAGCCGCCATCTTACATGACGCGGCTCTGCTCAGTCAAAGTTGTAAGATATGAAACTAGAGAAGATGATCCGGAGAGGGATCATTTGAAAGATATATTTACAATAGAGGGCAGTAGTTATAAGCTTATTTACAAAATAATTGATAAGATTGCGGAAGTTTTAAGCGGTATACAGATATGGACTACGCATGGTCTCAAACCTGTAGATTATCCGAAAGAAGCAGTGTGGGAAATAGTAGTAAATGCTATTATCCATAGAGACTATTCAATATCTGATCATGTGCAAGTTAAAATATTTAACGATAGAATAGAGATTATTAGCCCAGGTAAGCTGCCAGGTTTTGTGAATGTCGAAAATATTCTTGATCAGCGTTTTTCGCGTAATCCCAGAATAGTGAGACAATTAGCAAGATATAAAAACCCGCCAAATAAAGATATGGGTGAGGGGTTAGACACAGCATTTCAAAAAATGAAGGAATGGAAATTAAAAGATCCTATTATCGAGGAATTGGCTAATAGTGTTATGGTGACAATACCACATGCGCCATTAGCTACTCCCGAGCAAGCCATACTTGAATTTTTAGAGAATAACGAATCTATCAAGAACGCTCAGGCACGCGATTTGACCGGTATAAGATCTGAGAACTCAGTAAAAAATGTCTTTTACCGTCTTAGAGATGCCGGGAGGATAGAGCGTGTACCAGGTCTCCTTGGATCCTCTGCGGCGTGGCAAATAAAAAAATAG
- a CDS encoding ABC transporter permease, with translation MKWTDLWGLAWRGLTRRRVRTGLTALGITVAVASMVIFLSLGEGIRKVFVEQLGGIGPDIQVSLSGFTQGFAPQPNLPDKAVGDIQALAPELGIKTVTPVVMTVRGSLDVSQSVVLYGLPATQGVTAVFPNSVTAQGRAFAAADEGKGVAVVGAKAAQNLNLKVGSTLNLNRRNRAEVVGVLAPESGLVDNFIFLPLSTLQKAEGAEGRVSLVAVKLDNPRQAREVATALSDKLDLEASTQSDFLSFVERALKISDAVRFGISLISLIVGGLAVANTVMMGVFERTREFGTLRAIGARPGFVRALVLSESLLLSLVGGVGGVVVGLVGIWGVNLYTQDLAGIDAAALTPRLVGLALGISLFLGLVSGLLPARTASRLNITEALGRV, from the coding sequence ATGAAATGGACGGATCTCTGGGGACTGGCCTGGCGCGGGCTGACGCGGCGGCGGGTGCGGACGGGCCTGACCGCGCTGGGCATCACGGTGGCGGTGGCGAGCATGGTCATTTTCCTGTCGCTGGGCGAGGGCATCCGCAAGGTGTTCGTGGAACAGCTCGGCGGCATCGGCCCGGACATTCAGGTGAGCCTGAGCGGCTTCACGCAGGGCTTCGCGCCGCAGCCCAATCTGCCCGATAAGGCGGTGGGCGACATCCAGGCGCTGGCCCCGGAACTGGGCATTAAAACTGTGACCCCGGTGGTCATGACCGTGCGCGGCAGCCTGGACGTTTCGCAGAGCGTCGTGCTGTACGGCTTGCCCGCCACGCAGGGCGTGACCGCCGTGTTTCCCAATTCGGTCACGGCGCAGGGCCGCGCCTTTGCTGCCGCCGACGAGGGCAAAGGGGTGGCCGTGGTGGGCGCCAAGGCCGCGCAGAACCTGAACCTGAAGGTGGGCAGCACCCTCAACCTCAACCGCCGCAACCGGGCGGAGGTGGTGGGCGTGCTGGCCCCCGAATCCGGGCTGGTGGACAACTTCATCTTCCTGCCGCTGAGCACCCTGCAAAAGGCTGAGGGCGCCGAGGGCCGCGTCTCGCTGGTGGCCGTCAAGCTGGACAATCCCCGGCAGGCGCGCGAGGTGGCGACGGCGCTGTCGGACAAACTTGATCTGGAAGCCTCCACCCAGTCGGACTTCCTGAGCTTCGTGGAGCGGGCGCTGAAGATCAGCGATGCGGTCAGATTCGGCATCTCGCTGATCTCGCTGATCGTGGGCGGGCTGGCCGTGGCGAACACGGTGATGATGGGCGTCTTCGAGCGCACCCGTGAATTCGGCACGCTGCGGGCCATCGGGGCGCGGCCCGGCTTCGTGCGGGCGCTGGTGCTGAGCGAGTCGCTGCTGCTCTCCTTGGTGGGCGGTGTGGGTGGCGTCGTGGTGGGGCTGGTGGGCATCTGGGGCGTCAACCTGTACACCCAGGATCTGGCCGGCATCGACGCCGCCGCGCTGACGCCCCGGCTGGTGGGGCTGGCGCTGGGCATCAGCCTGTTTCTGGGGCTGGTTTCGGGGTTGCTGCCCGCCCGCACCGCCAGCCGCCTGAACATCACCGAAGCGCTGGGGAGGGTGTAA
- a CDS encoding DUF4127 family protein, whose amino-acid sequence MFRPALLLSLLLAAQAGAQTLLPLDSRPATRVLPALIAGLAGSTPHVPPALLLGNAAQEANPALLAAWLNTQPTDGPLIAALDALAYGGLVQSRSSPLTAEGALARLEPLREWHARTGQPVYAFITLPREPDATNRARNLEVVRAMLDWAASGVLAQFDITWDDALPGSPAPAEGAALAKEAADRGLTNVRVSPGADEVLSMLAARALAPQPKTVRVEYSDPAAAQKVIRYEGIPLTQSAANHAAGSGFTVTETADADLTLYVFNGGDPRKAALRVSALLRRGPVAVADVEKVNLGNSRLWADLTTLRQHANLRSLAAWGTPGNNLGAALAHAKLSLNGADPLRQDALLAREYANDVIYSTELRAALRKAVPEKELDTPQGQAALLRLAQNYFPLRIGNEYALADAGLPWGRSFEWDFELEPR is encoded by the coding sequence ATGTTTCGTCCTGCCCTCCTCCTTTCCCTGCTGCTCGCCGCCCAGGCCGGGGCACAGACCCTGCTGCCGCTGGACTCGCGGCCCGCGACACGCGTGCTGCCCGCTCTAATCGCCGGGCTGGCGGGCAGCACACCCCACGTCCCCCCTGCCCTGCTGCTGGGAAATGCCGCGCAGGAGGCCAACCCGGCGCTGCTGGCGGCGTGGCTGAACACCCAGCCCACGGACGGCCCGCTGATCGCCGCGCTGGACGCCCTGGCCTACGGCGGACTGGTGCAGTCGCGCAGCAGTCCACTGACGGCCGAGGGGGCGCTGGCCCGGCTGGAGCCGCTGCGCGAGTGGCACGCGCGCACCGGGCAGCCGGTGTACGCCTTCATCACCCTGCCGCGCGAGCCGGACGCCACCAACCGGGCGCGCAATCTGGAGGTGGTGCGGGCCATGCTGGACTGGGCCGCGTCCGGCGTGCTGGCGCAGTTCGACATCACCTGGGACGACGCCCTGCCCGGCAGCCCAGCCCCGGCGGAAGGGGCGGCGCTGGCAAAAGAGGCCGCAGACCGAGGCCTGACCAACGTGCGCGTCTCCCCCGGCGCGGACGAGGTGCTGTCCATGCTGGCGGCCCGCGCCCTGGCCCCGCAGCCCAAGACGGTGCGGGTGGAATACAGCGACCCGGCGGCGGCGCAGAAGGTGATCCGGTACGAGGGCATTCCGCTGACGCAGAGTGCGGCCAACCACGCGGCGGGCAGCGGCTTCACGGTCACGGAGACGGCAGACGCCGATCTGACCCTGTACGTGTTCAACGGCGGCGATCCGCGCAAGGCCGCCCTGCGTGTCAGCGCCCTGCTGCGGCGCGGGCCGGTGGCGGTGGCGGACGTGGAGAAGGTCAACCTGGGCAACTCGCGGCTGTGGGCCGATCTGACCACGCTGCGCCAGCACGCCAACCTGCGCTCTCTTGCGGCCTGGGGCACGCCCGGCAACAACCTGGGCGCGGCGCTGGCCCACGCCAAACTGAGCCTGAACGGGGCCGATCCGCTGCGGCAGGACGCGCTGCTGGCGCGCGAATACGCCAACGACGTGATCTACAGCACCGAGTTGCGGGCCGCCCTGAGAAAAGCCGTGCCGGAAAAGGAGCTGGACACGCCGCAGGGGCAGGCCGCACTGCTCCGGCTGGCGCAGAACTATTTCCCGCTGCGGATTGGCAACGAATACGCGCTGGCGGACGCTGGCCTGCCGTGGGGCCGCTCGTTCGAATGGGACTTCGAGTTGGAGCCGCGCTGA
- a CDS encoding methyltransferase family protein has translation MTLPSRLQRFRQRGGVFVAAQFVLIGLVALRGRKCKSVGILQKAAGLSLMALGGAIVASGGRSLGRNLSALPEPLDGAQLVTTGLYGHIRHPIYSGLVALGLGWGVLRGSPGALGWTAALATLFHFKASREETALLARFPEYAAYRKRTKRFVPGVV, from the coding sequence ATGACCCTGCCCAGTCGCCTCCAGCGCTTTCGCCAGCGGGGCGGCGTTTTCGTGGCCGCGCAGTTCGTGCTGATCGGGCTGGTGGCGCTGAGGGGACGAAAGTGTAAAAGCGTCGGCATCTTACAGAAAGCGGCTGGCCTGAGCCTGATGGCCCTGGGCGGCGCAATCGTCGCGAGCGGCGGGCGCAGTCTGGGCCGCAACCTCAGCGCCCTGCCGGAGCCGCTGGACGGGGCGCAACTGGTCACGACAGGTCTTTACGGTCACATTCGCCACCCGATCTACAGCGGCCTTGTGGCGCTGGGCCTGGGCTGGGGCGTTCTGAGGGGCAGTCCGGGAGCGCTGGGCTGGACGGCGGCCCTCGCCACCTTGTTCCACTTCAAAGCCAGCCGCGAGGAAACGGCGCTGCTGGCCCGCTTCCCGGAGTACGCCGCATATCGCAAACGGACGAAACGCTTTGTGCCTGGAGTGGTTTAG
- the aceE gene encoding pyruvate dehydrogenase (acetyl-transferring), homodimeric type, with product MTKPPPNRPPRAALPPSERDSLNSVETQEWLDSLIYVLADAGHNRAAELLLELDHYAYFQGAPIEFKQNTPYINTIDVEAQPEYPGNEELERKFRNAIRWNSVIMVLRANKASDGIGGHLATYASAAELYEVGFNHFFRGPEAGPDRDMVFFQGHSSPGIYARSFLEGRWGEDRMNRFRRELSPDGPGLSSYPHPWLMPDYWEFPTVSMGLGPIQAIYQARYIKYLENRGLKPKGDARVWAFLGDGEMDEPQSIGAIRFAAYENLDNLIFVLNANLQRLDGPVRANSKVIQEFEALFRGAGWNVIKVIWDGKWDELLQKDYNGEIVKRFELLVDGESQRYAAFGGRELREKFFNTPELKRLIDGWSDADLELLNRGGHDVHKIYAAYKAATEHKGSPTIIIPRTVKGYGLGESAQARNVAHNVKKLDVDSLKALRTLLELPLTDEQVEHLDYYNPGPDSPEVKYALERRAALGGLVPSRHVEYPHPTVPTGEFYEEFAGGSKGRAVSTTMAAVSILSKLLRDKEIGKYIVPIVPDEARTFGMDALVPRIGIYSPRGQTYTPVDSGSLMVYKESIDGQMLEEGLTEDGAMSSWIAAATSYANHGVPTIPFYVFYSMFGMQRIGDLVWAAADQMARGFLLGATAGRTTLNGEGLQHQDGNSHLQGYVVPNMKTYDPAFAYELAVIIEAGIQRMYVEGINEFYYITVDNENEVQPAMPDDGRTHQEIHDGILRGMYVFQRSGNKKAKLRAQILASGPAMDAAQKAVEMLADYGVAADLWSVTSYKELHQDALLTQRHNMLHPTETPRVSYVAEQLTPENAPGVLISVSDYVKLGADGLNGHLDRKLWTLGTDGFGRSEGRAELRDFFEVDARHVVVATLYALQRDGKVKGDVVAKAIADLGIDPERDAPVLR from the coding sequence ATGACAAAACCGCCGCCCAACCGCCCGCCGCGCGCCGCATTGCCTCCCAGCGAGCGCGATTCGCTCAACAGCGTGGAAACGCAGGAGTGGCTGGACTCTCTGATCTACGTGCTGGCCGACGCGGGCCACAACCGCGCGGCGGAACTGCTGCTCGAACTCGATCACTACGCCTACTTTCAGGGCGCGCCCATCGAGTTCAAGCAGAACACGCCGTACATCAATACCATCGACGTGGAGGCCCAGCCCGAGTACCCCGGCAACGAGGAACTGGAGCGCAAGTTCCGCAACGCGATTCGCTGGAACTCGGTGATCATGGTGCTGCGCGCCAACAAGGCCAGCGACGGCATCGGCGGCCACCTTGCCACCTACGCCTCGGCGGCAGAGCTGTACGAGGTGGGCTTCAACCACTTCTTCCGGGGGCCGGAAGCCGGGCCAGACCGCGACATGGTCTTCTTCCAGGGCCACTCCTCTCCCGGCATCTACGCCCGCAGTTTCCTGGAAGGGCGCTGGGGCGAAGACCGCATGAACCGTTTCCGCCGCGAGCTGTCCCCCGACGGCCCCGGCCTCTCCAGTTACCCCCACCCCTGGCTGATGCCCGACTACTGGGAATTTCCCACCGTCAGCATGGGCCTCGGCCCCATTCAGGCCATTTACCAGGCGCGCTACATCAAGTACCTGGAAAACCGGGGCCTCAAGCCCAAGGGCGACGCCCGCGTGTGGGCCTTCCTGGGCGACGGCGAGATGGACGAGCCGCAGAGCATCGGCGCGATCCGCTTTGCCGCCTACGAGAACCTGGACAACCTGATCTTTGTGCTGAACGCGAACCTCCAACGCCTGGACGGCCCGGTGCGCGCCAACTCCAAGGTCATTCAGGAGTTCGAGGCGCTGTTCCGGGGCGCCGGCTGGAACGTGATCAAGGTGATCTGGGACGGCAAGTGGGACGAGCTGTTGCAGAAGGACTACAACGGCGAGATCGTCAAGCGCTTCGAGCTGCTGGTAGACGGCGAGTCGCAGCGCTACGCGGCCTTTGGCGGGCGGGAACTGCGCGAGAAGTTCTTCAACACCCCAGAACTCAAGCGCCTGATCGACGGCTGGAGCGACGCCGATCTGGAACTGCTGAACCGGGGCGGCCACGACGTCCACAAGATCTACGCCGCGTACAAGGCGGCCACCGAGCACAAGGGCAGCCCCACCATCATCATTCCGCGCACCGTCAAGGGCTACGGCCTGGGCGAATCGGCGCAGGCCCGCAACGTGGCCCACAACGTCAAGAAGCTGGACGTGGACAGCCTCAAGGCCCTGCGCACCCTGCTGGAACTGCCCCTGACCGACGAGCAGGTGGAGCATCTGGACTATTACAACCCCGGCCCCGACAGCCCGGAAGTGAAGTACGCGCTGGAGCGCCGCGCCGCGCTGGGCGGGCTGGTGCCGTCGCGCCACGTCGAGTACCCGCACCCCACCGTGCCCACCGGCGAGTTCTACGAGGAATTCGCGGGCGGCAGCAAGGGCCGCGCCGTGTCCACCACGATGGCCGCCGTGTCGATCCTGAGCAAGCTGCTGCGCGACAAGGAAATCGGCAAGTACATCGTGCCCATCGTGCCCGACGAGGCCCGTACCTTCGGCATGGACGCGCTGGTGCCGCGCATCGGCATCTACAGCCCGCGCGGCCAGACCTACACCCCCGTCGATAGCGGCAGTCTGATGGTCTACAAGGAAAGCATCGACGGCCAGATGCTCGAAGAGGGCCTGACCGAGGACGGCGCGATGTCCTCGTGGATCGCCGCCGCCACCAGCTACGCCAACCACGGCGTGCCTACCATTCCCTTCTACGTCTTCTACTCCATGTTCGGCATGCAGCGCATCGGCGATCTGGTGTGGGCTGCCGCAGACCAGATGGCGCGCGGCTTCCTGCTGGGCGCCACCGCCGGGCGCACCACCCTGAACGGCGAGGGACTCCAGCACCAAGACGGCAACAGCCACCTCCAGGGCTACGTGGTGCCCAACATGAAGACCTACGATCCGGCCTTCGCCTACGAGCTGGCGGTGATCATCGAGGCGGGCATCCAGCGCATGTACGTGGAGGGCATCAACGAGTTCTACTACATCACGGTGGACAACGAGAACGAGGTGCAGCCCGCCATGCCCGACGACGGGCGCACCCATCAGGAAATCCACGACGGCATCCTGAGGGGCATGTACGTGTTCCAGCGCAGCGGCAACAAAAAGGCCAAGCTGCGCGCCCAGATTCTCGCCAGCGGCCCCGCGATGGACGCCGCGCAGAAGGCGGTGGAGATGCTGGCCGATTACGGCGTGGCGGCAGACCTGTGGAGCGTGACCAGCTACAAGGAACTGCATCAGGACGCCCTGCTGACCCAGCGCCACAACATGCTGCACCCCACCGAGACGCCCAGGGTCAGCTACGTGGCCGAGCAACTGACCCCCGAGAACGCCCCCGGCGTCCTGATCTCGGTGAGCGACTACGTCAAGCTGGGCGCGGACGGCCTGAACGGCCACCTCGACCGCAAGCTGTGGACATTGGGCACCGATGGCTTTGGCCGCAGCGAGGGCCGCGCCGAACTGCGCGACTTCTTCGAGGTGGACGCCAGGCACGTTGTCGTCGCCACCCTGTACGCCCTCCAGCGCGACGGCAAGGTCAAGGGCGACGTGGTGGCGAAGGCCATTGCCGATCTGGGCATTGACCCGGAACGCGACGCCCCCGTGTTGCGCTGA